A portion of the Jaculus jaculus isolate mJacJac1 chromosome 5, mJacJac1.mat.Y.cur, whole genome shotgun sequence genome contains these proteins:
- the Tff2 gene encoding trefoil factor 2, with protein MEPRGAPFLAVVLVLGLCTLVEGEKPSPCQCSRLSPHNRKNCGFPGITSDQCFDLGCCFDSTVPGVPWCFNPLPSQASEQCVMEVSARKNCGYPGISPEDCASRQCCFSDVIPEVPWCFFPQSVQDCHY; from the exons ATGGAACCTCGAGGTGCCCCGTTCCTGGCAGTGGTCCTTGTGTTGGGGCTGTGTACCCTGGTAGAGGGCGAGAAACCTT CTCCCTGCCAATGCTCAAGGCTGAGCCCTCACAACAGGAAGAACTGTGGTTTCCCCGGCATCACCAGTGACCAGTGCTTTGACCTTGGATGCTGTTTTGACTCCACCGTCCCAGGGGTCCCCTGGTGCTTCAACCCCCTTCCCAGCCAAG CGTCAGAGCAGTGTGTCATGGAAGTGTCAGCCCGTAAGAACTGTGGGTACCCGGGCATCAGCCCTGAGGACTGTGCCTCTCGCCAGTGCTGCTTTTCTGATGTGATCCCTGAGGTGCCCTGGTGCTTCTTCCCACAGTCAGTTCAAG ATTGTCATTACTGA